The following DNA comes from Cedecea neteri.
ACAGCGCGGAACAGTCGCTGCAAAATTATCATTTCGACATGCTGTTCCTCGGGGTGGATGCTATCGACCCGGAACGCGGTGTGAGCACCCATAACGAGGATGAAGCGCGCCTCAACCGCAAGATGTGCGAAGTCGCCGAGCGTATTATCGTGGTGACAGATTCCAGTAAATTTAACCGCTCCAGCCTGCATAAAATCATCGATATCCAGCGCATTCACCGGGTAATCACCGATATAGGCATTCCTGCAGATAGCCTGAGCGCGCTGCGTAAGAGCGGGATTGAGGTTGTGCTGGTGGGCGACTAGCTTTTCGTTTCTGGCGGGCCCGCGTGACAGGGGAGATGAAACCCTCTATACTGCGCGCCGAAGCTGACCAGACAGTCGCCGCTTCGTCGTCGTCCTCTTCGGGGGAGACGGGCGAGGGGGAGGAAAGTCCGGGCTCCATAGGGCAGGGTGCCAGGTAACGCCTGGGGGGGAAACCCACGACCAGTGCAACAGAGAGCAAACCGCCGATGGCCCGCGCAAGCGGGATCAGGTAAGGGTGAAAGGGTGCGGTAAGAGCGCACCGCGCGGCTGGTAACAGTCCGTGGCACGGTAAACTCCACCCGGAGCAAGGCCAAATAGGGGTTCACATGGTACGGCCCGTACTGAACCCGGGTAGGCTGCTTGAGCCAGTGAGCGATTGCTGGCCTAGATGAATGACTGTCCACGACAGAACCCGGCTTATCGGTCAGCTTCAACTCATTCATATCGAAACGCCCCGTACAGTGAAAGCTGGCGGGGCGTTTTGTTTTCAGAAACAACAAGATGAATGACTGTCCACGACGCTCTTCATAGAAAGAAAGCGGCTTATCGGTCAGCTTCAACTCCTTAATAAACGCCCCGCAGGTGCAAGTTTGCGGGGCGTTTTGTTTTCAACACAGCCTATTTCAGCGTTTTAAGCATGCAGATCTCACAGCTGTTGTGGCCGGTGTTGCCCAGGTTGCCGTCCAGATGCTTGAAACCGAACGCTTCGTAGAGTGAGACCGCCGAGCTGAGTTCATTTAGCGTTTCCAGGTAGCAGTATCGATAGCCGAACGCTTCGGCTTGCTCTATCGCCAGCGCCATCAGGCGTCTTCCCAGGCCCATGCCCGTCACGCTGCTGTCCAGATAGAGTTTCTGCAATTCACAATATTCTTCACCTGCGCCCTGCAGCGGGGCGATGCCAACGCCGCCTAAAATCTTGCCCTCGTGTTCAACTACCCAGTAGCCGGAACCGGAGTTTTGGTAGGCGCTGGTCAGGTCATTCAGCGCCGGATCGTGCAGGCTCACGCCTTCGAGATGATCGATTTTGTTATCGCGAAAGCTTTGGCGGATCACGTCAGCGATAGCGAGATTGTCCTCTGCGCGAATGGGCCGGATCTTAACCTGAAGATCCCTCTGGCTGCGGGCATTGACCAGCGCGCGAGTCAGCGATTTGACCGACTGATAGATCTGCTGCTTTTCGCTGTCTGATGCCAGAGAAAGGGCCTGGGCCGTGAAGTCGTTAGCGTGTTCGGTAAGATCTTTCAGTGCGGCAATGCCCTCCTGGCTAAGGTTGAACACAGTGGCTCTCCCGTCGCTTTCATCCTGCGTTCTTGCCAGCAGATGGGCACTTTCAAGACCGCGAAGCGTTCTGCTAATGCTGGATTTTTCCACGCACAGGCGGCGGGCAAGCTCCGTTACCCCGGCAGGCTTGCGATCGAGTTCGATCAAGATATGGCTTTGTAACGGCGACAGATCGGTCCCGCTGCTTTTCCTGTTCAGCATGCCCAGCTCGCGCACCATCTCGCGCAGCGCGGCGCGGAATTCTTCAATTTCGTTGGTCTGCATAGTAACTCACATCAATGAGGGAAATGTATTTGGTTAACACTGTTAACTAGTTTGTGTATCATACCGAAATTAAACAGGCAGACAAGTGACCAGGAGGGGCAGGATGCAAAACAGAGAACCGGATGCAACGGACAGAAGGATTGTGATCGGCACGATCGTTGCCGTGCTGTGCTTTTACATTGCGGTTGCGGTGGGATCGCTTTGAGCCTCTGGCGGCAAACAAGTGCGCTTTGGCGGGTATTTGTCATAATGCTCCTCAAGTTTCACTGTGGCGAAAAATGATGATCAAATCCCTGTACATCGACAACTACCGTTCTGTGCGTAAGCTTTCCATTGATTTGGGCAGGTTGAATGTGGTGTTTGGGCCAAACGGGTGCGGTAAGTCTAATATTTATAAGGCGATCCATCTGATCCACGGCGCGGGGAGTGGGCAACTGTCTCATTGGCTTTCTGATGAAGGCGGGATCCAGAAAGCAATGTGGGCGGGCGATCGTGCCCGCGGCTACGCCAGCGCGCCGCGCAGGCTGACGCTGGCAGTCGAAACCGACACGTTTGAATATGAACTGCAGGTGGGCTTCCCTGAACCGCTGCCGTACCCGACGATGTTTGGCCTCGATCCTATCGTCAAAGAAGAGCAAATCTGGCTCAGCGGCTACCGGCGTCGCCCTTCATCGTCGGTCATGCAGCGCCGCAACCAGACGGTCTTTCTTAATAACGTCAACGGCGAAAAGGTCACTCACGCCGCCACGCTGTACGAAAATGAATCCCTCTTTGGCCAGCTTGGCGAGCCGCATTTGTACCCGGAAGTCTCCAGCGCCAGGGAGACGCTGCGTAACTGGCGCTTCTACCACGAGTTCGATATTTCCAAAGGCGCTGGCCTGAGGCTGCCGCAGGTGGGCTATCGCTCTCCGGTGCTGTCCGGCGATGGCTTAAACCTGGCCGCCGCATTTCAGACCATCGTCGAAATTGGCGACAGCGAGCTGATGTTTACCGTGCTGGAGCAGGCTTTCCCGGAATGTACGTTTTTCTGTGATAACAGCGGCGGGCGCTTTCAGATGATGATGAACCGGCAGGGGATTAATCGCCCGCTGGAGTCCGCGGAGTTTTCAGACGGCACGCTGCGCTTTCTCTGCCTGACGGTGGCGCTGCTCAGCCCGAGGCCGCCGCAATTTATCGCGCTTAATGAGCCTGAGAATAGCCTGCATCCGCAAATGCTCCCGGCGCTTGCCCGCCTGATTGCCGAGGCAAGCCGTTACACGCAAATTTGGCTCACCAGCCACTCGCCTGAACTGGCAACCCTTATTGAAAAACATACGGCGTTTACGCTGTACGAGTTAGGCATTGAGAAAGGGGAAACCACGATGACTCAGCTGGCCTGACGTCGTTTCCCTTCCCCGTAAGGAGAAGGGAAACGTAAGGTTACAGGCTACCGGCGATGGTGATGTAGTCGGTATAAAGTTGCGGGGCACCAGAGAACGAAGCCAGTTCGCGCCATTCGTCGTACATTCTTTCGCTTTCCTGATGATCCTTCACAAACTGCAGCGATTTCTCCGTGGAGACGTCCAGTTCCGGGTGGAATGAGTTCAGCGAGGCCAGGCTTTCTATCTCGAGCATCACCAGATATTGCTCGATGCGGTTGCCGCCGGTGCCTTTCAACATATGGAATTTCCAGCCTGGGTAGTCGTCAATACGGTGAACGTTGTCGCGGATAAATGCATCGAAAGTCTGCGGGGAAACACCTGAACGCAGCGCCAGATTGTGTAACCCGACGACACGTTTAATCGGTTCCTGCCCGTCGCGTAGCTGGTAGTTTGGCCCTTCTGCCAAAGAGCTATGTTCGTTTTCAGCGAGCTGCTGATAGGTGGAGAAAATTGTTGGCAGCTCGCCAAACGTCGCGAAGGTTTTCCAGGTGTTGATAAGCTCAATGCCCGCAGGATGATCGCGCCAAAAAGCACGAGCCTGCTCCGTTTGTTCCCCCTGGCTATCGATATAGCGCGCGTAGCTGTCGGCATTTTCTGCTTCGTACAACATCAGGTATTGGTTCTGACGCTCTCCGCGCAGGCCTTTCAGCAAGGTCCAGCGCCAGCCCGGATAGGCGGGGATATGCACGCCTTTGGCTTGCACAAAGGCTTCGAACGTCTCTTCGGTGACGCCCTTTTTCAGGTTAAGGCCCACATAGTGAAGACTGAATACTGCCGGTGATGACTGACTCATACAAACTCCTGTTTCGTTAACGCTGGCGAGAAATAAATGGCGAACCTGAAGCCACAAACAAAAGCAGCAACAGGGCACCGCTGAAGGTCAAACTGAGCCCAATGTGATGGGCGATAAAGCCAATCAACGCAGGCCCTGCGAGCAGGCCGCTGTAGCCAAAAAGCGTGACGGCAGGGATGGAGAAATCTGCTGAAACTCCCGGCTGGTTACCGGCAGAGGTAAAGAGAATGGGAATAATGTTGGCGAGCCCGGCTCCAACCAGGATAAACCCCGGCAGGGTGCCCCACTGGGTAAAGACGAGCAGGACAATCCCGGTGCCAGCAATGGCGCAGCCGAGGAGCAGCACGAGCTTGCCGCCCAGGGCGCTGACCAGGCGATCGCCGCTGAGCCGCCCAAGCGTGACGGTAATGGAATATAAGGTGTAGCCGAAGCCCGCTAGCGAAGCACTCATACCGCGCTCCGAGGTCATAAATACTGCCGACCAGTCCAGCATGGCGCCTTCAAGCATAAAGACGAAAAAGCAAAGAACCGCGATGACCAGCACGGGCGGATGGCTCAGCACTTGTAACGTCTCGCCTTTGCCGCTCGTGGCTTTATTCTGTTTAGGCAAAATGTTGCGGGAAGAAGCGAAGAGCAGCAAAGCCAGAAAAATGGCAATAGCGGACACGGCAAGCAGCGGAGTCGCCCCCAGCCACAGAAAGAAGCTGACGCTACCCGCACCGGCAATGCTGCCGATGCTGTAAAAGCCGTGAAAGCCGGACATTTTTGCCTGCTCACTTTCCTGTTCGACTACCACTGCGTGGGCGTTCATGGCAACGTCGAGCAGACCGTTGAAGGTGCCGAAGAGCAGCAAAGCCAGCGCCATGGCTTCGCGCTGGTCAAACAGCATCAGCAGCGGTAAATCCGCGGCAAGCCCCAGCACGCTGAGGATCATCAGGCGGCGGCCACCAAATTTTGTGATCAGGCGGCCGGTAAACGGCATGACGAGCATTGAGCCTGCGGCGATGCAAAAGAGCAGTAGCCCTAAAGCGCCGTCGTTAATATCGAGCCTCGCTTTGGCGAAAGGAATTAACGGGGCCCAGGACGACATGGCTAAACCGGCCATAAAAAATATGGCACGTGTGGCGTGCTGTTCCCGCGACTGTACGTCCGCCAGGGTTGGGGTTGAGTTAATCGTCATAGTAATTTCGTGACTCAGTGTGTGGATTCACTCGCGTGAATGCGTTGTGCCCGGTCCTTCGGGCACGCGCGGCGGTAAGCGTTAATTGAGGCTTTCTGCTACCGAGAGGTAATCTGTATAGATTTGCGGTGACCCGGAAAACGAGGCGAGTTTTTTCCATTCCTCGTACATTTGTTTGGTATCGCGGTGCGCTTTGGCGAATTTGGCCGCTTCGTCGGTGGCGATATCCGGCTCGGGGTAAAAGACATCCAGCGCCTTCAGGCTGGCGATTTCCATCAGCACCACATACTGATCGAGCCTGTTACCCCGCTCCCCTTTCAACAGCCGGAATTTCCAGTCAGGGTAATCTTCAATCCGGTGATGGTTACCCTCGATAAAACTTTCAAACTGTTCGGCACTGACGTTGGGGCGCAAC
Coding sequences within:
- a CDS encoding AAA family ATPase; protein product: MIKSLYIDNYRSVRKLSIDLGRLNVVFGPNGCGKSNIYKAIHLIHGAGSGQLSHWLSDEGGIQKAMWAGDRARGYASAPRRLTLAVETDTFEYELQVGFPEPLPYPTMFGLDPIVKEEQIWLSGYRRRPSSSVMQRRNQTVFLNNVNGEKVTHAATLYENESLFGQLGEPHLYPEVSSARETLRNWRFYHEFDISKGAGLRLPQVGYRSPVLSGDGLNLAAAFQTIVEIGDSELMFTVLEQAFPECTFFCDNSGGRFQMMMNRQGINRPLESAEFSDGTLRFLCLTVALLSPRPPQFIALNEPENSLHPQMLPALARLIAEASRYTQIWLTSHSPELATLIEKHTAFTLYELGIEKGETTMTQLA
- a CDS encoding bifunctional helix-turn-helix transcriptional regulator/GNAT family N-acetyltransferase — protein: MQTNEIEEFRAALREMVRELGMLNRKSSGTDLSPLQSHILIELDRKPAGVTELARRLCVEKSSISRTLRGLESAHLLARTQDESDGRATVFNLSQEGIAALKDLTEHANDFTAQALSLASDSEKQQIYQSVKSLTRALVNARSQRDLQVKIRPIRAEDNLAIADVIRQSFRDNKIDHLEGVSLHDPALNDLTSAYQNSGSGYWVVEHEGKILGGVGIAPLQGAGEEYCELQKLYLDSSVTGMGLGRRLMALAIEQAEAFGYRYCYLETLNELSSAVSLYEAFGFKHLDGNLGNTGHNSCEICMLKTLK
- a CDS encoding MFS transporter; this encodes MTINSTPTLADVQSREQHATRAIFFMAGLAMSSWAPLIPFAKARLDINDGALGLLLFCIAAGSMLVMPFTGRLITKFGGRRLMILSVLGLAADLPLLMLFDQREAMALALLLFGTFNGLLDVAMNAHAVVVEQESEQAKMSGFHGFYSIGSIAGAGSVSFFLWLGATPLLAVSAIAIFLALLLFASSRNILPKQNKATSGKGETLQVLSHPPVLVIAVLCFFVFMLEGAMLDWSAVFMTSERGMSASLAGFGYTLYSITVTLGRLSGDRLVSALGGKLVLLLGCAIAGTGIVLLVFTQWGTLPGFILVGAGLANIIPILFTSAGNQPGVSADFSIPAVTLFGYSGLLAGPALIGFIAHHIGLSLTFSGALLLLLFVASGSPFISRQR